The DNA region AGCTGGTGACGGGCGGCTGGGTGATGGCGGACGAGGCGAACTCTCACTACTTCGCGCTGTTGGACCAGCTGATCGAGGGCCACCAGTGGATGCAGAGACACCTCGGTTCTCACCTCCTCCCGTCCTTTCACTGTGTGAGGTCACGCGGCGGCGCGGCGGCGCTCTAACCTCCGCCTCTCTGTGCAGGTGTGAAGCCGAGCAGCGGCTGGGCCGTGGACCCGTTTGGCCACTCCCCCTCCATGACCTACCTGCtgaggggggcggggcttcaCAACATGGTCATCCAGAGAGTTCACTACGCCGTCAAGAAGCACTTCGCCCGGCAACAGACCCTCGAGTTTCTATGGCGACAGAGCTGGGGtgggtcgggggggggggggggggggggggggggggggggggcaggaacaAATTAGAGTTATTAGGCTTCCTGCTCAGATAAAACTAGAATAAGGCTAAATTAAATGAACTCATTTTATTAAAGTccataaatcaataaattgagaaaacaaaacatgaagaaaagtACAGAAACAATATTagacaataaaatattatttagaaCTTTTTAAACTGTTAATTTGAGTAAGAACTTTTCTCACAGACTTACAGACACTTTAATTCTACAACAATAGAAGAAATAATCAGAGTGAAGCTTCAGTAAACTAAAGTGTGATGTTCCAGATTCACTCATCTGTTAGAAAAGAACTCTTTAATAACTCTTCTTTCAAAAGAACGTCCGACATCACCTGACGGACTTGGTCATTACTGAAGAGTGAATTTATGTACATTTTGGGCTAAAATCTTTCATCTTTGTGACGATGACGTGTTTCTCTGACTCCGCCCACTGCCTGTGTATTAGACTCCTCCCCCCGCAGTGACATCACCTGTCACATGATGCCCTTCTACAGCTACGACGTGCCGCACACGTGTGGCCCGAACCCGGCGGTCTGCTGTCAGTTTGATTTCCACCGCCTGCCGGGGGGGCGGGTCTTCTGTCCGTGGAGGAAACcacctcagccaatcacagagcagaaCGTCCAGGAGAGGTAAGAAGGGGGCAGGGCCAAATATACCATCTactaaatattcattattttaataatgatgacaatgaaataaaaataaaaaatatctacGATTGTTTTAAGTGTGAAGTTTTTGAAAGAATGattgactgatggaggcagcagctctaaaatccctgttttagtgaatgtagtctggtgtgtgtcctgtttgtggttaaaccaaaaggatcttccaggtctctctctgtagggatcctttccatgatgctgtcacacacttagaataacactctgagcctgtcagtggatcaaacaagctcttttagtggacctactgtgatcaggtgcagttgtcccaaaggatcacgttgcagccattgcagcccgtttggtgtctgctggctgaggtgatctactggaccagttccaacacttttactacctaccagtcactcacacaccaggatgtggacagagaggatcatggggagaaacaggggagggACCCTTTAAACCAGCTGACTTTTTAAATGGAGTTCTGTAACTTTGatctttgtgtttcctgtttatACTAACTATTGACTGAACTACTCGCTCTGAGTGTTCAGGTGTTCAGGTGAGTATGAGAGTGGTGACCAGCTGTTCCTGTCTGTCCAATCagagccctcctcctcctggaccAGTACCGTCAGAAGTCTCGTCTCTTTCGCTCTCCAGTTCTTCTCGTCCCGCTCGGCGATGACTTTCGTTTTGTGGAGTCAAGCGAGTGGGACGCTCAGTTCAGCAACTACCAGAAACTGTTCGACTACTTCAAGCATCACCCGGAGCTCCACATCCAGGTGAGCACCTGGGACACCTGGGAGGGAGCGGGGAAGTAACCCCAAAGGTAGATTTAGGTCAGAGTCTCCCGTCTGCTCTCAGGCTCGTTTCGGGACACTCTCTGATTACTTCAGCGCTCTTCATCGCCGTCTGGGAGCAGCTGGAACGACTCTGCCGACACTCCGCGGCGACTTCTTCACCTACGCTGACCGAGACGACCACTACTGGAGCGGATACTTCACCTCCAGACCGTTCTATAAGCGGCTCGACAGGACGCTGGAGGCCACACTCAGGTACCCCCTCACCTGCATCAGTCAGGTACCCCCTCACCTGCATCAGTCAGGTACCCCCTCACCTGTATCTCTCAGGTACCCCCTCACCTGCATCAGTCAGGTACCCCCTCACCTGTATCTCTCAGGTACCTCCTCACCTGCATCAGTCAGGTACCCCCTCACCTGTATCTCTCAGGTACCCCCTCACCTGCATCAGTCAGGTACCCCCTCACCTGTATCTCTCAGGTACCCCCTCACCTGCATCAGTCAGGTACCCCCTCACCTGTATCTCTCAGGTACCCCCTCACCTGCATCAGTCAGGTACCCCCTCACCTGTATCTCTCAGGTACCCCCTCACCTGCATCTCTCAGGTACCCCCTCACCTGCATCAGTCAGGTACCCCCTCACCTGCATCAGTCAGGTACCCCCTCACCTGTATCAGTCAGGTACCCCCTCACCTGCATCTCTCAGGTACCCCCTCACCTGTATCAGTCAGGTACCCCCTCACCTGTATCTCTCAGGTACCCCCTCACCTGCATCAGTCAGGTACCCCCTCACCTGTATCAGTCAGGTACCCCCTCACCTGTATCAGTCAGGTACCCCCTCACCTGTATCTCTCAGGTACCTCCTCACCTGTATCTCTCAGGTACCCCCTCACCTGTATCTCTCAGGTACCCCCTCACCTGTATCTCTCAGGTACCCCCTCACCTGTATCAGTCAGGTACCCCCTCACCTGTATCTCTCAGGTACCTCCTCACCTGTATCTCTCAGGTACCCCCTCACCTGTATCAGTCAGGTACCCCCTCACCTGTATCTCTCAGGTACCCCCTCACCTGTATCTCTCAGGTACCCCCTCACCTGTATCTCTCAGGTACCCCCTCACCTGTATCAGTCAGGTACCCCCTCACCTGCATCTCTCAGGTACCCCCTCACCTGTATCAGTCAGGTACCCCCTCACCTGTATCTCTCAGGTACCCCCTCACCTGTATCTCTCAGGTACCCCCTCACCTGCATCAGTCAGGTACCCCCTCACCTGTATCAGTCAGGTACCCCCTCACCTGTATCTCTCAGGTACCTCCTCACCTGTATCTCTCAGGTACCCCCTCACCTGTATCTCTCAGGTACCCCCTCACCTGTATCAGTCAGGTACCCCCTCACCTGTATCTCTCAGGTGAACCCCCCCGACAGAAAGAAgcttattattacattattagtttcttttattttggaaaatctCTTTAGTTCGTCAGAAtctatttattaaaatgtttgttcttttgttttggtgtttagtttaaccctttaacgccgGCGCTCCCATTACATATCTATTTTTCACTGTCGGTAGAATTGCAACCAAATCAGACAGAGCAATAATTCTTTTGGCATATAAAACCCGAGGAGTCACACTTTCATGTCACACTCAACGTGTCCCAGAGCGCCGCTTCCTTccactaatgtgtttgcagaaatccaGTATAAAGCgaacacaacaaaaatgttcTAATCCAGACGTCGGGTGTTCACTGGACGCCATCACGCTGTGAACATGAACTATCACGTGGTTttcttatttagaaaaatatgtgtaGGAAAAAATGATTTTCACTTGTTGATggtttattgcactttttagcTATTTCTTTAGTCAGTCTGGACAGAAGTCTGGAcatacagtcgtatgaaaaagtttaggcacccctctgaagctgcataataatttactctgtctgcacagaaaacgatcacagtggcatgccattcattttctaataaaagctaagtaatggggtgttttccagacaaagatttttagtgtagcaatattaagttgtatgaaattgtatcagatgtgaaaaataggctgtgcaaaaatttgggcacccttgtcattttgcttatttgaatacctgtaactacttagcactgataaattggaacataaaattggtttggtgagctcattaagccttgaacttcatggacaggtgcatccaattatgagaaaaaggtatttaaggtggccaattgcaagttgttcttctctttgagtctcctctgaagagtggcaacatgggggcctcaaaacaactctcaaatgacctgaaaacaaagattgttcaatgttacggtttaggggaaggctacaaaaagctatctcagagatttcagctgtcagtttccactgtgaggaacatagtgaggaaatggaagaccacaggcacagttgttgttaaggccagaagtggcaggccaagaaaaatatcagagaggcaAAGGCGAAGGATGGTGAGAACGGTCAAAGACGACCCACAGACCACCTCCAAAGACCTACAACAtcatcttgctgcagatggCGTCACTGTGCATCGTTCAACAATTCAGCGCACTttgcacaaggagaagctgtaCGGGAGAGTGATGAGgaagaagccttttctgcacATACGCCACAAACCGAGTCGCTTGAGgtatgcaaaagcacatttggacaagccagcttcattttggaataaggtgctgtggactgatgaaacaaagattgagttatttggtcataacaaggggcgttatgcatggcggcaaaagaagacagcattccaagaaaaacacttgctacccacagtaaaatttggtggaggttccatcatgctgtggggttgtGTGGCCAGTGCTGGTACTGGGAATCTTGTTAAAGTTGAGGGTCGCATGGATtccactcaatatcagcagattcttgagAATTATGTTCaagaatcagtcacaaagttgaagttacaccggggctggatatttcaacaagacaacgacccaaaacactgctcaaaatctactcaggaattcatgcagaggaacaagtacAATGTTCTGGAACGGCCATCCcagtccccagacctgaatattattgaaaatctgtgggatgATTTGAAGTGGGCTGTCCATGCTCGGCAACCATCAAACCGAActgaactggagatgttttgtaagGAGGAATGGTCGAAAATACCTTCATCCAGAATCCAGACACTGATTAGGGGCTATAAGAACCGTCTAGaggctgttattttggcaaaaggaggctctatcaaatattgatgtgatttttctgttggggtgcccaaatttatgcacctgtctaattttgttttgatgcatattgcacattttctgttaatccgataaaactcatttcactactgaaatattactgtgtccatcagttatttgataaatcaaaatgaaattgctgatccaaacacctcatgatttagaaatgaaaataatggaaattgtcagggttgcccaaactttttcataTGACTGTATTATTAAAACTTGGAATATAaaggttgtattgatgtatagcaAATTAAAAATGCTCCAGAAAATGGCACTGCGGCCTGTAAAAGTGTAAAGATTTGCTCTGGCGTGTTCTATGGTGGCTATTGAAGGGTTCATTTCCTTTTCTACTTTCCCCATTTTGTCCCATTCTTCATTCTTTTAccaaaatcttatttttttattcacgTTAATATTTCATAGATGATCATTTTCTGTCCAACAGAGCGACAGAAATCCTCTTCAGCCTGACGCTGGCTGAAATGCGTCGTTTCCATGGTGATGGCCGTCTGGTCGCAGACTTCCCCGCCCGCGAACACTTCCAGCGTCTGACGGCGGGAAGGCGGAGCCTGGCTCTCTTCCAGCACCACGACGCCGTTACCGGCACCGCCCGCGACCCTGTGGTGGTCGACTATGGCACCAGGTGGATGCTTCGTGTTAGCTCccttagcctgttagcatgtcGGCACATTCAGAAGTTATAGAATAAGTTAGTTTACTTAGACATTAttatgttagcatgttagcacaaAGTTGGGAAATGGCCATTAGCAGTTGGAAGCTAGATGTTAGCAAGTTAGCGTAAAGTAggaaaaaaagtcaataaatAAAGATTCCTGTGAGATGTTAGCATTTGAATGTGTGCACATTAGCATCTAGGGATACAATTAGCAGATCAGAGTTTTtggttagcttgttagcatctTAGCAGGGTGGAGAGTAAAAGGTTAACAACACAAAAATTATTTGACAGTTTAATGCAGTCAGACTACACCAACTTCTTTACGTTATTCagtgaaaaaatgtgtgtaaaaaaatgATGTTAACGTAGACGTGTTCATGATTATAAAGAAGAAGTTAGCAGGTAAAAATTAGCAGGTGTTAGCATGACCATAGGTAAACACATCAAGAGTTTTGTTGAATTAAAACGTTTTAATTATTACTTTACcttttataaacatttttattgtaaatattttcagattatcagatttttaaaaaattatccTTTAGTTCATTTGCAGATAACAAATGTTACTGTAGTAGCGCGAAGAACTCTTGAGCATCTTTAGCGTTAGCAtgttttttgtctcatttgtccCTCCATGCTCTCTGTTGAAGGACGGCGTCGCCACTGGCAACGGTAACAGGTACCACCTCGCTTAGTGTGagcagttagcattagcttcCCATCATACCCATTCATTTAGCATTAGCATATAACATTAATTTCACATCATTCCCATTTGATAAACGTATCATTAACgttgtgttttacagtgtagtgtttattcatgttgatttgttttaagTAAAGTTGTGGGATTTGTATTGTAAAGTTTTGAttgtaaaatacagtttttgaGGCTTTTCcctcaaaataaaatcagaactCTTTTATGATTAAAGCTGAAGTAAAGtgagagcaggaagaagaaaacagtttgaactgaaatacattttattttacagattgTTTCACTCCATCCTGAACCTGCGCCAGGTGCTGCAGAGCTCCGCCCACTGGCTGCTCCTATTGGACAAGAGCCAATACCACCACGACCAATCAAAACCCTTCCTGCAAatggtgacctttgaccctatCACCTTTTTCACAGTTGTCCAATGCAGAATATTTTTAATGCTTGTACAAACATGCAGGATTATATCtctaaatgttttagttttttataaCACAGACGTAGAGATGATTCAGCGTTATGACGACGCATGTCTGAAACAATATGATTATGATGTGTTCCATTTTTGGTTCAAGGTCTGAAATCGTTTCTTCTGAGCTGATGAAATGTTCACGTTTTGTTCTACGACAAAATTCAGTAAATTCTAGTTGCCACTGCTGAGCGCTGAAGCTTTGAAGTGCCTGAAAGAAGGTTCCTAACGGGCGGCTAACAGATGGCTAACCCAACAGGCGGCTAACAGATGGCTAACCCAGCAGGCGGCTAACAGATAGCTAACCCAGCAGGCGGCTAACAGATGGCTAACAGGACAGGTACACCTGACAGGTGATCCCTCAGAGCTTCATACTGTGATCCTTTTCCAGGACGAGGTGATCTCGGCGCAGGATGCCCTGCCTCAGAAGACGCCGCTCACGCTCAGTGGGGAGCCCAGgtgagggggcggggcttacGGAGGAAAGAGGCAGGATTAGAATGGCTCACTGTCTGATTTCTTCTGTCTGAGTCAGTTACAACTAACTAGTTTCTAACTGTTTGTTAGAAACTGTTTCAGGGGCAGgctggttagatttaggcaccaaaaccaCTGGGTTGGGTTTAGGAATAGATGgtgtttgggttaaaatgacaAGTCAATTACTCATTAAACACtaaatatcttctttccaacatAAACTCTGGTGTAAACACCATCTGTCTTTGCTGAATGAGGTCAGCCAGTGAAGGAGTTACTGATGTGTAAATCTGTTGCTAGGAGACATCTGCATGACCATCCAATGAGGAGCAACCAGctgtgtaaacaggaagtcaccGCAGCATCATAAGCATAACGTCCAAAACTGTCGGCTTTAAAGACAAATCGTAGTAAATGTGGGTGttagttttatttctgtgtgcagACGAGGAGAAAGATGGTGATAATTATACACGCTgatagcatgttagcatgctaacaggctaaactaatggtgaacatggtgaatATTATGCCTGCTgatagcatgttagcatgctaacaggctaaactaATGGTGAGCATGGTGAATATTATGCCTGCTgatagcatgttagcatgctgatgttagcaggcaaataaactaagctaagatggtgaacattatacctgctggCAGTGTGTTAGTATGCTGatgagctgctagcatggctgtagtctctgtgttgttattgattatttattgtttgtgtttcaggtcaTTGATCATCTTTAACCCGACCGAGCAGCTCCGATCGTCTGTCATCAGCGTCATTGTCGACTCTCCAGACGCTCATGTTGTTGATGCAGAAACGGGTCGACCAATGGCTGCTCAGATCTCTGCTGTGTGGGCGGAGCCAAGCCGGGCATCCGCTGACATTTTCCAGGTGAAGAACAATTTGATCAATAATTTTAGTTAATAGATATTTTATCTGTAATTTATCATTGTCTCAGAGTTTTGTTTATAATAATTTACCGTTTATAATGATATTATCATTTGTAATTTGGACTTTCACTTTTTGTCTTATTTCTGGTTATTGATAAGCCCCTCCCCTGATCAGTGATTGTCAAATCGCAGCTGAGCAGCAGTAATGAGTCACagcaggtgtgttcaggtgtgttctgacattttaaactttatattttCGCCTCCAGCTCGACTTTGTGGCAgaacttcctcctctgtcactcaTCGTTTATCATGTGACCAAAGCCTCAGCTGGCTCCGCCCACCGGACTCAGTACACCTTTCATCGTCACGGCAACCCGCCAACAGTCCAGGCTGAACACTTTCAGGTGTCTCGCCCACAAGGACCCGAGGCAGACGCCCGCCTGTCGCTTAGCAACAAGCACATCCAAATATGGAGCTCCCAGGAAACAGGCCTGCTGCAGGTCAggcttttcaaattaaaagtctgCCCAGGGAGGATatttaacaacaacataaaagtttcattgtaaaatattaaaatatgaaagttgttaattattataaaataatcattaactTATTAtcgttatcattattattattgttattattattaatgattaattattattaatattattgttattgtaaaGCAAAAGTTTCTTAAATGACTGAAACGTTATATTTTCTGCGTTTGTTCTATTTTGAAATGTAGAGGCTCCGTCTGCAGTCCGGTCTGGTTCGGCAGGTCCAGGTCCAGTTTCTCTGGTACGGTACCAGAGCCGGAGCCAACCGGGACAAGAGCGGAGCATACCTGTTCCTGCCGGGGGAAGACGGGGCCCAGGTAAGACcaaaaccagaaccagaaccagaacccaGGTCAGTCAGACCAAGACCAGGGCTCTCTCTGATTGGTGTCTCTTGCCTCCCCCGCAGCTCTACTCGTCCTCAGAGTCCCCCCTGGTTCGGGTCTCCAGAGGTCCAGTCTTctctgacatcacttcctgtttcagacACTTCACACACAGAGTCCGACTGTACCACCTGGAAGGTGAGAGACCAGGATACCTGTTCAGAGCCccaggttcagtctgccgggCTGATCAAACaatcatttcacaataaaagcctcttGTATATCTCTGCCCCAGGGCATGCTGGGAGATCCCTGGAGATTTCCAACATGGTGGACATCAG from Pempheris klunzingeri isolate RE-2024b chromosome 19, fPemKlu1.hap1, whole genome shotgun sequence includes:
- the man2a1 gene encoding alpha-mannosidase 2 — encoded protein: MKRKRLLAVLVGGVFCLAVMSLYRMLELMQGAELQQRGETPAGQVDKELSRLQQKIDRLEHLLSDNNRLVATLRDSLLHRKASWETTRGEGGANVSSDSTHGRAHTLPGCRLAEEMKDRADGVQLMDVYHLLPFDNPDGGAWKQGFEISYRGDEWDEQQLEVFLVPHSHNDPGWLKTFDSYYEDQTKHILNNMLLKLTEDSRMKMIWAEISYFSKWWNDCDDQKREMIRRLVGAGQLELVTGGWVMADEANSHYFALLDQLIEGHQWMQRHLGVKPSSGWAVDPFGHSPSMTYLLRGAGLHNMVIQRVHYAVKKHFARQQTLEFLWRQSWDSSPRSDITCHMMPFYSYDVPHTCGPNPAVCCQFDFHRLPGGRVFCPWRKPPQPITEQNVQERALLLLDQYRQKSRLFRSPVLLVPLGDDFRFVESSEWDAQFSNYQKLFDYFKHHPELHIQARFGTLSDYFSALHRRLGAAGTTLPTLRGDFFTYADRDDHYWSGYFTSRPFYKRLDRTLEATLRATEILFSLTLAEMRRFHGDGRLVADFPAREHFQRLTAGRRSLALFQHHDAVTGTARDPVVVDYGTRLFHSILNLRQVLQSSAHWLLLLDKSQYHHDQSKPFLQMDEVISAQDALPQKTPLTLSGEPRSLIIFNPTEQLRSSVISVIVDSPDAHVVDAETGRPMAAQISAVWAEPSRASADIFQLDFVAELPPLSLIVYHVTKASAGSAHRTQYTFHRHGNPPTVQAEHFQVSRPQGPEADARLSLSNKHIQIWSSQETGLLQRLRLQSGLVRQVQVQFLWYGTRAGANRDKSGAYLFLPGEDGAQLYSSSESPLVRVSRGPVFSDITSCFRHFTHRVRLYHLEGHAGRSLEISNMVDIRSEANRELVMRLVSDVASGNRFYTDLNSFQMQQRRTLSKLPLQANFYPMTSASFLQDSASRVSLLSAQSQAVASLSPGELEVVLDRRLQQDDNRGLGQGVTDNKPTASLYQLLLEDRRGGAQEVGAASEHLSLLAHLTSLSLCHPPITLVTPGNGQMPKLRPFLPLRSALPCDVHLLNLRTLEDAQETGSPSQEVGLLLHRKGFDCSSAPEPPLQCTWSAHEEVSLDDLFSPLRFRSVRPSALTLLPQDDEPEQQPPRITRLRPMEISAFRVELD